ACTCAGAGCATAGACAGAGAGCTGGTACAGTATTTCGCGCGGGAGGGACCTGTCCCAAAGGTCCCGGTACTTCGCGTCCAGGAGGGCTACCAACTTGTTTTTCTGATGAATCGCATAGTCTGGGCGGGGCTTGGGGGATTGCCGGCCCTGAGGATTCTGTCCCGCGACGTACCGCATCATCTCGGTCAACCTATACTGATTCTGAACGTGAAAGCCCGGCAGATTCTCCGAAAGAAACCGGTCCAACAGGCTCTGGAAGAAGCGGTTCATGTCAAAGAGGAAGCCCGGTAGTGGGTAGGATTCGTCTGCGTCGTGGAAGTCTACGAAGGTTCCGAAGTGCAGAATCTCGATAAGACGTAGGATGTACTCGTACGGGGCGACCAAGCGGTTTAGTGCTCGGCTGGCCTTGTCCAATAGCGAGGCAGACAAGCGCACGGGGCGTGTGTGCTCCGCCATCATGCTCATCTGGCGCCCGATGTCAGCCGCCAGACCTCGATCGGTGGTGATGCGGTATGCCGAGACGAGCCCGGCCAGAACGACCTGGTTCAGTAGATTGTCCGAGGAGCGGGGATAGTGACGGCAAGGAAGGGTGGCGTCGGCCGCGCCGCCTCGCCTCGCGAGGCCGGCGAAGTCGACTCGCCCGCGGGGACTGGAAAGGTCCTCCTCGAAGCCGACGTAACTCCTCGCGATGCCTCGCTCGATCAGTTGTCGTACTTCTTGATAAAGCTGCGCGACGAGGAGGTCCTGGAACAAGTTGCCGTCGAGAGCGTAGGTGGCGCTCTCGTATCGCTTGAGGTCACGGAGGCCATAGGCATAGCGGAACAACGTAAGCAGTTGGTGAACACCGATCTTGGGAGTGATCGTTAGTGTGAGCTGACCAAACTGGATGCGACCCACGTGTGACCGGGCTCGAATGTGGAGACCGTCATAGAGTTCACGAAGTTCGACCGTGCCTTCGCCTGTCAGCTTTCCGGCGAGCAGCCTGTCTTCGGGTGTCTCGAATCGGAAGTCTCGGAGCAAAGCGTTGTCGGCTGGCCCGATTGACTCCCATTCACGCAGAGCAACTCGAGCGCCGTTCACGCCGCTGGTTCCTTTTCGTCTTGCTCGTCCCCGGGCTCTTCCTCGAGACCCTCATCGAGCTCTTCGTCCTCGGAGGTTTCACCTTCAGCATCCGCATCAACAGCCTCAGGTGTCGCGGTGACGTCTGGGAACGCGGACAAGAGCGCCTCAATGAGCTCCCCACGGAGTTCGGGGCGAAAAAGGGTTTGTTGAATCGTTTGCCGCTTGCTGCTCACGATCGCATCGCCAAGGATCTTCTCGAGCGCATTGAAGTCCTCGTAGCAGTACTCCTGCAGCAGTGGAATGATGTCGTCGCGAAGGACGTCGGCGAACCGGCCCTTGTCTTGGATGCCCTTCTCTTCACTCAGAAGGTAAGAGTGTCCGATTTGCAGATTTCGTGACCCACGGCCGGCATGTTGGACAACACGGTGGTTGAGCTCGTCGAGCCACGGGCCTAGGGGAAGACCGCCAACGCTGGCGCCTCTGAGCGTAGTGCTGTCGGGCATCAATTCGATGAAGGCAAATCGCCGTCGTAGCGCTGCGTCTAGCAACGCGATTGAACGGTCGGCTGTGTTCATTGTTCCAACAAGTTGGACGTTATCTGGAACCACCAACGGGTCACCCGTCAACGGCAACGTCATCGACTTGCCACGCTTGTCTTTCTCCAAGACGGTGATCAGTTCTCCGAAGATTCTTGGAATGTCGCCTCGGTTAATCTCATCGACAAGGAGGAAGTAGTCACGCTTTGGATCATTGATCGCGCGCTCGCAGAGCTTGGCGAAAATTCCCTTTTTGGCCTCAAAGCCCACCGCGCCGTCGGTCAGCACCGGACGATATCCGATGAGGAAGTCTTCGTATCCGTAGGCCGGATGGAAGCAGCAATGCTCAATGGCCCCCTGATCGTGAAGTTGCTGGCGCTGCTCATCGGTCAGTTGGTCATAGGAACAGTCAAACCAAGAACGGGCGGCGAGTTCATCAATCGCTTTTTCAGCCCAGTATGTTTTTCCGGTCCCAGGGGGGCCGTATAAGATAACCTGGCGCTTTCGATGCAGCGCCGCTTTGATGCGACGAACAATTCCAGTTAGCTGCGGCGGCGGTGGTGGTACGATGGAATCAGCTTTCTTGTGCTCATCGTGCTGATGGTTGTCGCCGGCCTCGATACTCGATAGCCTTCGTTCTATCTCAACCAAATTCATGGGATGCCGAGAGAGTTTTGCGAACGTGGTGCGGAGAGCCTCCTTTTTCGGTAGTTTCCACTCCTCCACCGATCTCCAATTCACGGGGCGTCGGTGGCTAAAAGGCCCGTCTCCCTCGACAAAGGAATAGTCGCCGTCCACTTCGCCAACGCCTAGTACGTTGGACCCCCGCATCGCGACTACTATGTCCCCAGGCTCAACACGTGCTGCGAAGTAGAAGAGTTGTGTAGCAGTGCGAGTAACGACGCTCTTCTTGTTTGGATAGTGCTTTTCCATAAGCGCACGGACTTTGTCTTTGCCCTTGCTGCTGTGGTCGATCTCCGAGAGGTTTCCGACGTTGCTCCAGCCTACTGCCGCAAACCCGCCGTCCCGCATGCGCGGCCATTCGCTGGGGCCGGTTTCGCCAGGGTTCGTCCCAACGCGCCAGTACGTACAGGGGTTCCCATCGCGACGGTTGAGCACAATGCTGAGGCTGCCAGTTGACACACCGATCTGCCGGGCGATGCCCGAGAAGAAGCGGGCGTTATCGTACATGCCTTCGTATGGGAGTTTATGCAGTCGCAACAGGTTGAGCTGTTGGTATCCGACGACGTGAAAGTGATCGAGAAGGTTTGGGTAGAGCAACGAGAAGTATTTGTGTCCCCAGGCCCTGTCGGCAACGTTGGGGGCGACCTCATCCATACGCTTCTGGATCGCCTCGTAGTCCGCGGAGCCAGGGTCGTCGGCGTACTCCGCAAGGACCGCAGCGCCTCCGATGAGTTTATCTCGCTGCCCGCGCACCCAAGTCACTGCTTCAGGGACAGTGAGGCGGCGCTGAGCTTTTGAG
This genomic window from Rhodothermales bacterium contains:
- a CDS encoding AAA domain-containing protein, which encodes MNLVEIERRLSSIEAGDNHQHDEHKKADSIVPPPPPQLTGIVRRIKAALHRKRQVILYGPPGTGKTYWAEKAIDELAARSWFDCSYDQLTDEQRQQLHDQGAIEHCCFHPAYGYEDFLIGYRPVLTDGAVGFEAKKGIFAKLCERAINDPKRDYFLLVDEINRGDIPRIFGELITVLEKDKRGKSMTLPLTGDPLVVPDNVQLVGTMNTADRSIALLDAALRRRFAFIELMPDSTTLRGASVGGLPLGPWLDELNHRVVQHAGRGSRNLQIGHSYLLSEEKGIQDKGRFADVLRDDIIPLLQEYCYEDFNALEKILGDAIVSSKRQTIQQTLFRPELRGELIEALLSAFPDVTATPEAVDADAEGETSEDEELDEGLEEEPGDEQDEKEPAA
- a CDS encoding restriction endonuclease, which produces MNGARVALREWESIGPADNALLRDFRFETPEDRLLAGKLTGEGTVELRELYDGLHIRARSHVGRIQFGQLTLTITPKIGVHQLLTLFRYAYGLRDLKRYESATYALDGNLFQDLLVAQLYQEVRQLIERGIARSYVGFEEDLSSPRGRVDFAGLARRGGAADATLPCRHYPRSSDNLLNQVVLAGLVSAYRITTDRGLAADIGRQMSMMAEHTRPVRLSASLLDKASRALNRLVAPYEYILRLIEILHFGTFVDFHDADESYPLPGFLFDMNRFFQSLLDRFLSENLPGFHVQNQYRLTEMMRYVAGQNPQGRQSPKPRPDYAIHQKNKLVALLDAKYRDLWDRSLPREILYQLSVYALSQPRVSTAAILYPTMAGTARESQIEIREPLTGRSAGFVALRPVLVDRLVGLIEAEGRRGQEAREQSARELAGVPA